One Hordeum vulgare subsp. vulgare chromosome 4H, MorexV3_pseudomolecules_assembly, whole genome shotgun sequence DNA window includes the following coding sequences:
- the LOC123447767 gene encoding pentatricopeptide repeat-containing protein At5g55840 → MSSSLASSSYRRRILDSKAAASHALYSCRLPSRSGSRQPAHTRIGATARAHGVESSIISVLTMHHWETLNHMAYKFGKLDKGHGKLALKILGSIVQQSGLERITHVYCLAAHILVQAQMRSQAMSVLRHLAVGGFSCSAIFSSLLRTISRCDSNPMVFDLLINAYLKERKVVDASKAILLMDDCGFKASTHTCNAVLNALVEVGESKHVWFFLKESLARKFPLDVITCNIVLNYFCLDGNLRKANLMLQKMKSRSISNVVTYNTILYWYVKKGRFKAAMRVLEDMEKNGVEADAYTYNIMIDKLCKMKRSTRAYLLLKRMRGKNLSPDECTYNTLIKGFFDEGKIKLAIYIFNEMMKQSLKPSLATYTTLIDGYCRSGVTGEALRVLYEMQVAGVKPSELTYSAMLNGYCKASMPGHALNLIEDLKASGTTINRTMYTILIDGFCQLGVVSKAKQILKSMLVVGVNPDVVTYSALINGMCKMGKLDETKEILSRMQKTGVLPNEVLYTTLVCYCCKAGYVGEALKYFVDIYRRGLDANSFIHNTLLCALYREGMVTQAEQFKQYMSRMKISFDVASFNCIIDFYCTRGNMHEAFSVYDNMHRYGCSPNVDTYRNLLRGLCKGGHLVQAKEFMACLVDIPSAIDQETFNALLVGICKDGTLDEALDLCEKMVTSNFLPDIHTYTVLLSGFCRKGKIVPAVILLQMMLEKGFVPDIVTYTCLLNGLIKEGQVKVASYLFQEIICKEGMYADCIAYNSMMNGYLKAGMIHKVDMMIRDMHHNEVYPNPASYNILMHGHIKKGHLSRSVYLYKDMVRKGIRPNNVTYRLLIHGFSKHGITEIAIKFLDKMVLERIYPDRLTFDVLITVCSEKSRMSNALQLFNCMKRLYMSPSSKAYSAMINGLIRKNWLQQSCDVLRDMVESGLEPNHTHYIALINAKCRLGDINGAFRLKEEMAALGVVPAEVAESSIVRGLSKCGKVEEGIIVFCSIIRAGMVPTIATFTTLMHGLCKEGKIADALHLKGSMELYGLKIDVVTYNVLITGLCNNQCVSDALDLYEEMKSKQLRPNITTYTTIIGAICATGRMLEGEKLLNDIEERGFVPSYKDQILEWRMENAMRRLNVIRNCKKEIASKNEVELLHTNHESMHEAAED, encoded by the exons ATGTCGTCGTCCCTGGCGTCCTCCTCGTACCGCCGCAGGATCCTCGACTCCAAGGCAGCGGCCTCCCACGCGCTCTACTCCTGCCGGCTCCCCTCCCGCTCCGGCTCCAGGCAGCCTGCACACACCAGGATTGGCGCCACCGCCAGAG CTCATGGAGTTGAGAGCAGCATCATCAGTGTCCTAACTATGCATCACTGGGAGACCTTGAATCACATGGCGTACAAATTTGGGAAGCTTGACAAGGGTCATGGAAAGCTGGCCTTGAAGATACTGGGTTCTATTGTGCAACAATCAGGTTTGGAGCGAATCACTCATGTTTACTGCCTGGCTGCTCATATCCTCGTCCAAGCTCAAATGCGTTCACAAGCAATGTCAGTATTGAGGCATCTTGCCGTGGGGGGCTTCTCTTGCTCTGCTATATTTAGCTCCCTTCTCAGAACCATCTCGCGTTGTGATTCCAATCCCATGGTTTTTGACCTTCTTATCAATGCATATCTGAAGGAAAGAAAAGTTGTTGATGCAAGTAAGGCAATTTTATTGATGGATGACTGCGGATTTAAGGCTTCAACTCACACCTGCAATGCTGTCCTTAATGCTCTTGTGGAAGTTGGGGAATCAAAACATGTTTGGTTCTTCTTAAAAGAAAGTTTGGCCCGGAAGTTCCCGTTGGATGTCATCACTTGCAATATTGTACTGAATTATTTTTGCCTTGACGGTAACCTTAGAAAGGCTAATCTTATGCTACAAAAGATGAAGAGTCGGTCCATATCAAACGTTGTTACTTATAACACAATACTTTACTGGTATGTTAAGAAGGGAAGGTTCAAGGCTGCCATGCGTGTCTTAGAAGATATGGAGAAGAATGGTGTAGAGGCAGATGCATATACTTATAACATCATGATTGATAAGTTATGTAAAATGAAGAGGAGTACACGTGCTTACCTTTTGCTCAAAAGAATGAGGGGAAAAAACTTATCACCTGATGAGTGTACATATAATACTTTGATCAAAGGATTTTTCGATGAAGGTAAGataaaacttgctatctataTCTTCAATGAAATGATGAAACAGAGCTTGAAGCCAAGCCTAGCTACTTACACTACCTTGATTGATGGGTACTGCCGAAGTGGGGTAACTGGTGAAGCTTTAAGAGTTCTGTATGAAATGCAAGTTGCCGGTGTGAAACCAAGTGAACTAACTTATAGTGCAATGCTGAATGGTTATTGCAAAGCTTCCATGCCGGGACATGCACTGAATCTTATTGAAGATCTGAAAGCAAGCGGCACAACAATCAATAGGACTATGTATACTATCCTGATTGATGGTTTCTGTCAGCTAGGAGTGGTTTCTAAAgcaaaacaaattttgaagagTATGCTTGTCGTTGGTGTCAATCCAGATGTTGTTACTTATTCAGCATTGATCAATGGTATGTGCAAGATGGGTAAGTTGGACGAAACAAAAGAGATTTTGTCAAGGATGCAAAAAACAGGAGTTTTGCCTAATGAAGTTCTTTATACAACTCTAGTTTGCTATTGTTGCAAGGCTGGATATGTCGGAGAAGCACTAAAGTATTTTGTGGACATCTATCGGAGGGGCCTAGATGCCAATTCATTCATCCACAATACATTGTTATGTGCGCTGTATCGAGAAGGAATGGTTACACAGGCTGAGCAATTCAAACAATACATGTCTAGGATGAAGATATCATTTGATGTTGCCTCTTTCAACTGTATAATAGACTTTTACTGCACGAGAGGTAATATGCATGAGGCATTCTCAGTCTATGATAATATGCATAGGTATGGTTGTTCTCCAAATGTTGACACATATAGGAATTTGCTTAGAGGGTTATGCAAGGGAGGCCACTTGGTACAAGCAAAGGAGTTCATGGCCTGCCTTGTTGACATACCTTCTGCCATTGATCAGGAAACCTTCAATGCATTACTTGTGGGGATTTGCAAAGACGGAACTCTAGATGAAGCTCTGGATTTATGTGAGAAAATGGTTACAAGTAACTTTCTGCCTGACATCCATACTTACACTGTTCTTCTTAGTGGTTTTTGCAGAAAAGGCAAAATTGTTCCTGCAGTCATCCTGTTGCAGATGATGTTGGAGAAAGGATTTGTCCCTGATATTGTTACATATACCTGTTTGTTGAATGGCTTGATCAAGGAAGGCCAAGTTAAGGTTGCTTCTTACCTGTTCCAGGAGATCATATGCAAGGAAGGCATGTATGCAGATTGTATTGCCTACAACTCAATGATGAACGGGTACCTAAAGGCAGGAATGATACACAAAGTAGATATGATGATTCGGGATATGCATCATAATGAGGTTTATCCAAACCCAGCCAGCTATAACATTCTTATGCATGGGCACATCAAGAAGGGACATTTGTCAAGATCTGTTTATCTATACAAAGATATGGTAAGGAAAGGGATTAGGCCGAACAATGTGACATATCGTTTGCTTATCCATGGATTTTCGAAACATGGTATTACTGAAATTGCGATTAAGTTCTTGGACAAGATGGTCTTAGAACGCATTTATCCGGACAGATTAACATTTGATGTACTCATAACTGTATGTAGTGAGAAATCTAGGATGTCCAATGCTTTACAGCTCTTCAACTGCATGAAGCGGTTATATATGTCGCCTAGCAGTAAAGCATACAGTGCCATGATAAATGGATTAATCAGAAAAAATTGGCTGCAGCAGAGTTGTGATGTTTTACGTGACATGGTTGAGAGTGGACTTGAACCGAACCATACACACTATATTGCATTAATCAATGCAAAATGCAGGCTTGGGGACATCAATGGAGCATTCAGGCTGAAAGAGGAAATGGCAGCTCTTGGTGTTGTGCCAGCTGAAGTTGCTGAAAGCTCAATTGTTAGAGGTCTTAGTAAATGTGGGAAGGTTGAAGAGGGTATCATAGTTTTCTGTAGCATAATACGTGCTGGAATGGTGCCAACCATTGCTACTTTCACTACCCTAATGCATGGTCTCTGTAAAGAAGGCAAGATTGCGGATGCTCTGCATCTCAAAGGGTCAATGGAGTTGTATGGATTGAAgattgatgtagtcacttacaatgTTCTAATCACAGGTTTATGCAACAACCAGTGTGTTTCTGATGCGTTAGATCTTTATGAAGAGATGAAATCTAAGCAACTTCGGCCGAACATTACAACATACACTACAATAATTGGGGCTATCTGTGCAACAGGCAGAATGTTGGAAGGAGAGAAACTACTGAATGATATAGAGGAGAGGGGCTTTGTTCCCTCATATAAGGATCAAATTCTTGAATGGAGGATGGAGAATGCAATGAGAAGGTTAAACGTGATAAGAAATTGCAAAAAGGAAATAGCTTCTAAGAATGAGGTCGAGCTATTACATACAAATCATGAATCCATGCATGAAGCTGCTGAAGActga